Sequence from the Maribellus comscasis genome:
TTCCATAATCTTCAGCAAATCCGTTTCGTTTATTACTTCTTTTCGGGCAGTATTTACCAAAATGCTACCGTCTTTTAAGTGTTTCAATACTTCGTAGCTTACCGATTTTATATGTTCTCCCCTTGCCGGAACATGAATGGATACGATGTCGCTTTTTTCATATAACTGTTCCAGCGAATTGGTTACTTTTAGCCCGATAGCAGCGGCAGCATGTTTACTATAGCGTGTATATACAATTACTTTCATCCCCATAGCACGTGCAATACGAAAAACATTTCGTGCCACAAAACCAAATCCGTGCAGTCCGAGTGTGCGACCGCGGAGTTCGCCACCCGGTTTGCCGCTAAACATTTCCCGAATTCCAAAAATGGCCAGGCCGATTGCAAGTTCAGCTACCGCATTGGAGTTCTGTCCGGGAGTATTCATTACTACTATATCCTTCCGGGTTGCTGCATCCAGATCCACATTATCGTAGCCGGCGCCGGCGCGAACCACAATCTTTAACTTCTTTGCAGCATCCAGAACTTCTGCATCAAATTTATCGCTTCTGATAATGGCTGCGTCAACATCAGGAATACGCTTTAGAAGCTCTTCCTTCGAACTGTATTTTGCAAGTAGTAGTAAATCGTAGCCCTCCTTTTTAAAAATTTTACCTATTTTTTTTATTGCTGAAGGAGCAAAAGGTTTTTCAGTAGCAATTAAGATTTTTCTCATAACTCAAATTTTTAGTGCAGAAAAAAAATGCAGGGCTTTCACCCTGCATCTTTTTTATCTTATTTTTTCAAATTCCTGCATGGTTTCGACCAGCGCCTTAACACTGTCAGTGGGCATCGCATTGTAGATTGAAGCCCTGAATCCTCCTACCGACCGGTGTCCCTTGA
This genomic interval carries:
- a CDS encoding NAD(P)-dependent oxidoreductase, whose protein sequence is MRKILIATEKPFAPSAIKKIGKIFKKEGYDLLLLAKYSSKEELLKRIPDVDAAIIRSDKFDAEVLDAAKKLKIVVRAGAGYDNVDLDAATRKDIVVMNTPGQNSNAVAELAIGLAIFGIREMFSGKPGGELRGRTLGLHGFGFVARNVFRIARAMGMKVIVYTRYSKHAAAAIGLKVTNSLEQLYEKSDIVSIHVPARGEHIKSVSYEVLKHLKDGSILVNTARKEVINETDLLKIMEEKPGLKYMSDITPDCEADFVEKFEGRYFFTPKKAGAQTAEANINAGVAAAEQIVGFFEKGDKTYQVNK